In Fluviicola taffensis DSM 16823, the following are encoded in one genomic region:
- a CDS encoding RNA methyltransferase, with product MNRKLKLWELDRVDEQTFKTQEKFPLIIILNDIRSLNNIGSFFRTADAFNIEKVYLCGITAQPPHREIHKTALGATETIDWEYRQDINALVAELKEEGIAVCSIEQAEETVLLHEISTLKDQRFALVFGNEVDGVDQSVIDSSNYIIEIPQFGTKHSLNVSVCAGIVLWEFAKRYIS from the coding sequence ATGAATCGTAAATTAAAATTGTGGGAACTGGATCGTGTAGATGAGCAAACGTTCAAAACGCAGGAGAAATTTCCACTTATCATTATTTTAAACGATATCCGCAGTCTGAATAATATTGGTTCTTTCTTTCGAACTGCTGATGCATTCAACATTGAGAAAGTGTATCTGTGCGGGATAACAGCTCAACCCCCACATCGTGAAATTCACAAAACAGCTTTGGGGGCAACTGAAACGATTGATTGGGAATACCGACAGGATATAAATGCTTTAGTTGCTGAATTGAAGGAAGAAGGAATTGCTGTTTGTAGCATAGAGCAAGCAGAGGAGACGGTCTTACTTCATGAGATTTCTACATTGAAAGATCAAAGATTCGCTTTGGTTTTCGGAAATGAGGTGGATGGAGTAGACCAATCAGTTATTGATTCATCAAATTACATCATTGAAATTCCCCAATTTGGAACCAAGCACAGTTTGAATGTTTCCGTCTGCGCAGGAATTGTTTTGTGGGAGTTTGCGAAAAGATATATTTCTTAG
- a CDS encoding rhodanese-like domain-containing protein, whose protein sequence is MKSITVTELKSWKDANEDFQLIDVRESYENDICTLNGILIPMNEVPAEFRQIDKDKKVVVHCRSGKRSANVIQFLEQEHGYTNLYNLEGGILAWIEEVDPSIEAY, encoded by the coding sequence ATGAAAAGTATTACAGTTACAGAATTGAAATCGTGGAAAGATGCAAACGAAGATTTCCAATTAATTGATGTTCGCGAATCGTATGAAAATGACATTTGTACCTTGAATGGTATTTTAATTCCAATGAACGAGGTTCCTGCGGAATTCAGACAAATTGATAAAGACAAAAAAGTAGTTGTTCATTGTCGTTCTGGAAAGAGAAGCGCAAACGTTATCCAGTTTTTGGAACAAGAACACGGTTATACGAATTTGTACAATCTAGAAGGTGGAATTTTAGCTTGGATTGAAGAAGTTGATCCTTCGATTGAAGCATACTAA
- a CDS encoding DUF4197 domain-containing protein, whose translation MKISIAIALVISTSYLSTAQTLGKALSRGKELTTSSTSKGSLTNDEVVSGLREALTTGAKSAASSASLLDGFYKNQKIFIPWPPEANEMKSKLVSLGMQTQITKFEESVNRAAEEAAKSAYDIFASAVTGMSVGDGFAILNGSDTAATHYLRDKTTPQLTEKFKPIVKAAMDKVKVTEYWNPLVTKYNKIPLVKKQNPDLEAYVTAKAINGLMLLISEQEAKIRKDPAAQVTALLQKVFGKR comes from the coding sequence ATGAAAATCAGTATCGCAATCGCATTAGTAATCAGCACGAGTTATTTGTCAACGGCTCAAACTCTCGGAAAAGCACTTTCACGAGGAAAAGAATTGACTACTTCTTCTACATCCAAAGGTTCTTTAACCAATGACGAAGTAGTAAGTGGTTTGCGTGAAGCATTAACAACTGGAGCGAAATCAGCAGCTAGTTCTGCAAGTTTATTGGACGGTTTTTATAAGAATCAGAAGATTTTTATTCCTTGGCCTCCAGAGGCAAATGAAATGAAAAGTAAATTGGTTTCCTTGGGGATGCAAACCCAAATCACAAAATTTGAAGAATCGGTGAATCGTGCGGCTGAGGAAGCTGCGAAAAGTGCCTATGATATTTTTGCTTCAGCAGTAACTGGAATGTCGGTTGGAGATGGTTTTGCAATCTTGAATGGAAGTGACACTGCAGCGACTCATTATTTGCGAGATAAAACTACACCTCAGTTAACGGAGAAATTTAAGCCAATTGTTAAGGCAGCAATGGATAAAGTGAAGGTAACCGAATATTGGAATCCTTTGGTGACGAAATACAATAAAATTCCTTTGGTTAAGAAACAAAATCCGGATTTGGAAGCTTATGTCACAGCAAAAGCAATCAATGGATTGATGTTGTTAATCAGTGAACAAGAAGCGAAAATCCGTAAGGATCCAGCTGCGCAAGTAACTGCTTTGCTTCAAAAAGTATTTGGAAAACGCTAA
- a CDS encoding glycosyltransferase family 39 protein, translating into MVIQACPTIEIHLSNLKSPSFVIFVKSIPVIGTSKRSISDFLKEHFIIIGIILLAIILRCYDLLSIPYTHDELSGLLRTRFDSFSELIAKGVKIDGHPAFVQVFLFYWTKLFGTAEWIVKLPFILSGVGGVYLAYKIGKRWSNLTVGLIVAAIIASSQYPIMYSQIARPYTSGFFFTLLFAYHWGEIVFFKNYARKHLIWFPIAAALCAYNHHFSMLTAGLIGIFGIIYTFKDYLWKYLLLCLVAIILYSPHFTILFAQLKMGGLAGWLGKPGPDFLANYVHYIFQFSAILIAVYIGIIVWTRISGRPVRKHSKAILFCGILFFTVYFIGYFYSTSIAPVLQTSVLIFAYPFLLLFLFGWAKEQSKRMNLVLVITILSLNCFALIFQRKHYTVFYKTPFKQLIVDANDATKEYPKTFTIIFSDEPKTRFYSEKGEIIIPNSYLFITSPEFNEKKLDSLLIEKFESHDQICLGATSSMSPTFRAIVLEKYPQIIWQRNYFSASTLLVGKGKPTEKPLATISKNKNQFNGYNPNKWSNAGYRFETDEEWGPGYAKPLSEFVKRPSDIIDVIVKLKLSDLSLNPILVLNVQDGDSIIRFSASEAIQKNINKSDSTVTLIQSIKFIDLNYLKFDNPTFNTYIWNRDKKPIIIQSFEVIYRRDNPFTYGIYNPIIE; encoded by the coding sequence ATGGTAATTCAAGCTTGTCCGACTATTGAAATTCACTTGTCAAACTTAAAATCCCCAAGCTTTGTTATTTTTGTTAAAAGCATTCCAGTGATTGGCACAAGTAAACGAAGTATTTCAGATTTTCTAAAAGAACATTTCATCATTATTGGAATCATTCTTTTGGCTATTATACTTAGATGTTATGACTTACTCTCTATTCCTTACACCCACGATGAGCTTAGCGGACTTCTTCGCACGCGTTTTGATTCCTTCAGTGAATTAATCGCAAAAGGAGTAAAAATAGATGGACACCCTGCATTTGTTCAAGTTTTCCTTTTTTACTGGACCAAATTATTTGGAACCGCAGAGTGGATTGTAAAATTGCCTTTTATTCTTTCTGGAGTTGGCGGCGTTTACTTGGCTTACAAAATTGGAAAACGTTGGTCGAATCTGACTGTTGGTTTAATCGTAGCAGCAATTATTGCAAGCAGTCAGTATCCCATTATGTACAGTCAAATTGCACGACCATACACCAGCGGATTTTTCTTCACCTTATTGTTTGCTTATCATTGGGGAGAAATCGTCTTCTTTAAAAATTACGCACGCAAACATTTAATCTGGTTTCCAATTGCTGCAGCATTATGTGCTTACAATCACCATTTCAGCATGCTGACTGCTGGCTTAATTGGAATCTTTGGAATTATCTACACATTCAAAGATTATTTATGGAAGTACCTGCTGCTTTGTCTAGTTGCAATTATTCTCTATTCCCCACATTTTACAATTCTCTTCGCTCAACTTAAAATGGGTGGCTTAGCTGGGTGGTTAGGAAAACCTGGACCCGATTTTTTGGCTAATTACGTGCACTATATCTTCCAATTCTCGGCGATACTAATCGCTGTTTATATTGGAATCATTGTTTGGACACGTATTTCAGGACGACCAGTAAGGAAACATTCAAAAGCGATTCTTTTCTGTGGAATATTATTCTTTACCGTTTACTTTATTGGATATTTCTATTCAACATCTATTGCGCCAGTATTGCAAACTTCTGTACTTATTTTTGCTTATCCGTTCTTACTTCTATTCTTGTTTGGCTGGGCAAAAGAACAATCCAAGCGAATGAATTTAGTTCTCGTAATTACTATTCTTTCATTAAACTGCTTCGCGCTTATTTTCCAACGAAAACACTACACGGTTTTTTATAAAACTCCATTTAAGCAATTGATTGTAGATGCGAATGATGCAACTAAAGAATATCCTAAAACCTTCACTATTATTTTTTCAGATGAACCAAAAACACGGTTTTATTCAGAAAAAGGGGAAATAATCATTCCAAACTCTTATTTATTCATTACTTCTCCTGAATTCAATGAAAAAAAGTTGGATTCACTACTTATCGAAAAGTTTGAATCTCATGATCAAATTTGTTTAGGCGCAACCTCTTCTATGTCTCCAACATTCAGAGCAATTGTTCTTGAAAAATATCCGCAAATTATTTGGCAGCGAAACTATTTTTCTGCGTCGACTTTACTTGTTGGAAAAGGAAAACCAACTGAAAAACCACTTGCAACCATTTCCAAAAACAAAAATCAATTCAACGGATACAACCCGAATAAATGGTCAAATGCTGGTTATCGATTCGAAACAGATGAAGAATGGGGGCCAGGATATGCAAAACCATTGAGCGAATTTGTAAAAAGACCTTCCGATATCATTGATGTCATCGTGAAATTAAAACTTTCTGATTTGTCTCTGAACCCCATTTTAGTTCTTAATGTGCAAGATGGTGATTCCATTATTAGATTTTCTGCCAGTGAGGCGATTCAAAAGAATATAAACAAATCAGATAGTACTGTTACGCTTATTCAATCCATCAAATTCATCGATTTGAATTACCTAAAATTCGATAATCCAACCTTTAACACCTATATCTGGAATAGAGATAAAAAACCCATAATTATTCAATCCTTTGAAGTGATTTACAGACGAGATAATCCGTTTACTTATGGAATTTACAATCCGATTATAGAATAA
- a CDS encoding sensor histidine kinase yields MNRRTINTVIILGILSLLSVLGIQLFWIHKTTEAQLITVQIQEREDSLNLKQFSERAHIALRDVLEQLNTKDDISANLYGTVKQIRSNYFSVDIEEELHPYYLEQLLKREFDNQSLNQDFVYGIYDCYSDSIVFGNLIKYTKDSLYSVTNNDSVGKTSNQLKWKTDGHYFTVLFPNVSSSPIEVLKTDVSPWIYLFVILFLLFVFFLFTLNVILKQKRLSEVKTDFINNMTHELKTPISTIGLSSELLLRGNFKDDPERLHRYAEIIYKENKRLENQVERVLNVAKLDKEKLSLKKESCSIHDLILEAKDSFDLNQTDQGGEIELVLDAVKDTLMVDEVHITNVVYNLLDNAVKYCNQIPQIVVRTWNDSNGFNLSISDNGIGMKREDIKLIFDKFYRVPTGNLHDVKGFGLGLYYVKLIVEEHGGTIQVKSQIGKGTTFTIKLPLK; encoded by the coding sequence GTGAATCGCAGAACAATCAATACCGTTATTATTCTTGGGATACTCTCTTTACTGAGTGTTCTTGGAATACAATTGTTTTGGATTCACAAAACAACAGAAGCTCAATTGATTACTGTTCAGATCCAAGAACGGGAAGACAGCTTAAATTTAAAACAGTTTTCCGAACGGGCGCATATTGCTTTGAGAGATGTATTGGAGCAACTCAATACCAAAGATGATATCAGCGCAAACTTGTATGGAACGGTCAAACAAATACGATCCAATTATTTTTCGGTAGATATTGAAGAAGAATTACATCCATATTATTTGGAGCAATTACTGAAAAGAGAATTCGATAATCAGAGCTTAAATCAGGATTTTGTTTACGGAATTTATGACTGTTATTCAGATTCCATTGTTTTTGGTAACTTGATTAAATACACCAAAGATTCTTTGTATTCGGTTACAAATAATGACTCGGTTGGAAAAACATCCAATCAGCTGAAATGGAAAACAGACGGACATTATTTCACCGTCCTTTTTCCAAATGTAAGTTCTTCCCCCATAGAGGTTTTGAAGACAGATGTTTCTCCTTGGATTTATCTGTTTGTGATTCTTTTTCTCTTGTTTGTATTTTTCTTATTTACGTTGAATGTCATTTTAAAGCAAAAACGACTTTCGGAAGTGAAAACAGACTTTATAAATAATATGACGCATGAATTGAAGACCCCGATTTCTACTATCGGTCTTTCTAGTGAATTGCTTTTACGTGGAAATTTTAAAGATGATCCAGAGCGCTTGCATCGGTATGCTGAAATTATTTACAAGGAAAATAAGCGTTTGGAAAATCAGGTGGAGCGCGTATTGAATGTTGCTAAATTGGATAAGGAAAAATTATCCTTAAAGAAAGAATCGTGTTCCATTCATGATTTGATTTTAGAAGCGAAAGACAGTTTTGATCTCAATCAGACAGATCAAGGTGGTGAAATTGAACTGGTTTTAGATGCGGTTAAAGATACCTTGATGGTGGATGAGGTTCATATTACCAATGTGGTTTACAATTTGTTGGATAATGCGGTGAAATACTGTAATCAGATTCCTCAAATTGTAGTCCGAACGTGGAACGATTCGAATGGCTTCAATTTATCTATTTCCGATAATGGGATTGGAATGAAACGAGAAGATATCAAGTTGATTTTTGATAAATTTTACCGCGTCCCAACAGGAAATTTACATGATGTCAAAGGTTTTGGTTTAGGACTCTATTATGTGAAGTTAATTGTGGAAGAGCATGGCGGAACTATTCAGGTGAAAAGTCAAATTGGAAAAGGAACAACTTTTACCATTAAACTTCCATTGAAGTGA
- a CDS encoding acyltransferase, producing the protein MQDLINRVFSIQTEEEFNQCALEVFHFQKEHVPVYKTFLELINRPEPKHFSEIPHLPIAFFKSHQIIAENKMAQQVFKSSGTTGMTRSAHFVADVSIYERSFIPTYEQFLGKLEDQIIFALLPNYVSQGESSLVYMVDKLIEGTNNSLSGYYLESPESLLEAISQGQKTGKKLVLFGVSYALLDLAEMKPDLHDVTVIETGGMKGKRKEMTKEEMHQELVAGFRCDYIASEYGMCELLSQAYSDKNGMFELPAWMKISLREVNDPFELVKEDKTGGVNVIDLANIYSCAFIETQDLGRMEKGKLRLMGRFDHSDVRGCNLLVAE; encoded by the coding sequence ATGCAGGACCTCATTAATCGTGTTTTTTCCATTCAAACAGAAGAAGAGTTTAATCAATGTGCTTTGGAAGTGTTTCATTTCCAAAAGGAGCATGTTCCTGTTTACAAAACGTTTTTGGAGTTAATCAATAGACCTGAACCGAAACATTTCTCTGAAATCCCTCATTTGCCCATTGCCTTTTTCAAAAGCCATCAAATAATCGCTGAAAACAAAATGGCTCAGCAGGTTTTTAAAAGTAGTGGAACTACAGGGATGACCCGAAGCGCTCATTTTGTAGCGGACGTTTCTATTTACGAGCGCTCTTTCATTCCTACCTACGAACAGTTTTTGGGGAAATTGGAAGACCAAATCATCTTTGCTTTATTGCCAAATTATGTTTCTCAGGGAGAATCTAGCTTGGTTTATATGGTTGATAAATTGATTGAAGGAACGAATAATTCGCTATCTGGTTACTATTTGGAGAGTCCTGAAAGTTTATTGGAAGCCATTTCACAAGGGCAAAAAACGGGCAAGAAATTAGTTCTGTTTGGAGTGTCTTATGCTTTGCTCGATTTAGCGGAAATGAAACCAGACCTTCACGATGTAACGGTGATTGAAACAGGTGGAATGAAAGGTAAACGCAAAGAAATGACCAAAGAAGAAATGCATCAAGAATTGGTCGCTGGATTTCGTTGTGATTACATTGCTTCCGAATATGGAATGTGTGAATTGCTTTCTCAGGCTTACAGTGATAAAAATGGTATGTTCGAATTGCCTGCTTGGATGAAAATTTCTTTAAGAGAAGTGAATGATCCATTTGAATTGGTAAAAGAAGACAAAACAGGAGGTGTGAATGTGATAGATTTAGCCAATATTTATTCCTGTGCTTTCATCGAAACACAAGATTTAGGCCGAATGGAAAAGGGCAAATTAAGGTTGATGGGACGTTTTGATCACTCAGATGTGCGCGGCTGTAATTTGCTTGTTGCGGAGTAG
- the mutS gene encoding DNA mismatch repair protein MutS produces MSKKEKGPAETPLMKQYNEIKAKHPQALLLFRVGDFYETFGEDAITASKTLGIILTKRGAGSPSEIELAGFPHHSLDTYLPKLVRAGHRVAICDQLEDPKMTKTIVKRGVTELVTPGIAFSDKILDGHHNNFLGAIHFGKEIHGIAFLDVTTGEFFTAQGNTEYITKLIQGFEPSEIIYQKNKHSLFQELFGTKYYTFRLDDWIFTPDFGKERLTNHFKTNSMKGFGIDDLEYGIIASGAILHYLGETQHDKLGHITQIQRIEEEKYVWLDRFTIRNLELIAPLNEGGKTLFNVINGTKTPMGDRLLKRWIVMPLKHEEQINLRIDAVADLTDKHSLRAEIEHELNEIGDMERLISKVAVGKIHPKELRVLSRILEHMVPLRDACSHSVSNLLQQLSQRLEPCEEFIQLVERMLLKDPAVMLGKGPVIANGVHSELDELRAISESGKDYLEAMQERESEKTGIPSLKIAFNNVFGYYLEVRNTHKDKVPEEWIRKQTLVSAERYITPELKEYETKILGAEDKISAIEAKLYFELVQKLSAFVGAIQRNAFLIAQLDCLTGFADLAIRNNYSKPTINDSYVIDIKNGRHPVIEGQLKAGVEYVPNDVYLDKEEQQIIMITGPNMSGKSALLRQTALIVLMAQMGSFIPADAAILGIVDKVFTRVGASDNISSGESTFMVEMNETSSILNNLSDRSLILLDEIGRGTSTYDGISIAWAIAEFIHEFPQAKGKTLFATHYHELNEMAVQFPRIHNYNVSVKEVGQKIIFLRKLVEGGSEHSFGIHVAKLAGMPTKVIQRAELMLEQLELNHRSSEMKNVKDVVIQAGASNDMQLSFFQLNDPVLEQIHDQLISIDINTLTPVEALMKLNEIKKLTGG; encoded by the coding sequence GTGTCGAAAAAAGAAAAAGGTCCAGCGGAAACGCCATTGATGAAGCAATACAACGAAATTAAAGCAAAACATCCTCAAGCTTTATTGCTTTTCCGTGTTGGAGATTTTTATGAGACATTCGGGGAAGATGCCATTACAGCTTCAAAAACCTTAGGAATTATTTTAACAAAACGCGGAGCGGGATCACCCTCTGAAATTGAACTTGCGGGATTTCCACATCATTCATTGGACACCTATTTACCCAAACTAGTTCGCGCAGGTCATCGTGTGGCGATTTGTGATCAGCTGGAAGATCCAAAAATGACCAAAACAATTGTCAAGCGCGGAGTAACCGAATTGGTAACCCCAGGAATTGCGTTTAGTGATAAAATTCTAGATGGTCATCACAACAATTTTTTAGGAGCAATTCATTTTGGAAAAGAAATTCACGGAATTGCCTTTTTAGACGTAACAACTGGTGAGTTTTTTACCGCTCAAGGAAATACCGAATATATCACGAAGCTGATTCAAGGTTTTGAACCAAGTGAAATCATCTATCAAAAAAACAAGCATTCCCTTTTCCAAGAATTATTTGGAACCAAATACTACACCTTCCGATTAGACGATTGGATTTTTACTCCGGATTTTGGAAAAGAACGATTGACGAATCATTTTAAAACCAATTCCATGAAAGGTTTTGGAATCGATGATTTGGAATACGGAATTATTGCTTCAGGTGCAATTCTTCATTATTTAGGAGAAACACAGCACGATAAACTGGGGCACATCACCCAAATTCAGCGCATTGAAGAAGAAAAATATGTGTGGCTGGACCGCTTCACTATTCGCAATCTGGAATTAATTGCTCCCCTAAACGAAGGTGGAAAAACCTTGTTCAATGTGATCAATGGAACTAAAACCCCCATGGGTGATCGTTTGTTGAAACGCTGGATTGTAATGCCATTGAAGCACGAAGAACAAATCAACTTACGCATTGATGCAGTAGCAGATCTAACTGATAAGCACAGTCTGAGAGCTGAAATTGAACATGAACTAAATGAAATTGGCGATATGGAACGCTTGATTTCAAAAGTTGCCGTTGGAAAAATTCATCCAAAAGAATTACGTGTACTCTCGCGTATTTTAGAACACATGGTGCCATTGAGAGATGCTTGCTCACACAGTGTGAGTAATCTGTTACAGCAATTATCCCAACGATTAGAACCTTGCGAAGAGTTTATTCAATTGGTAGAGAGAATGCTCTTGAAAGATCCTGCAGTAATGTTGGGAAAAGGGCCAGTTATTGCGAATGGTGTTCATTCGGAACTAGATGAACTGCGTGCGATTTCTGAAAGTGGGAAAGATTATTTGGAAGCGATGCAAGAGCGTGAATCTGAAAAAACAGGAATTCCAAGTTTAAAAATTGCCTTCAACAATGTTTTCGGATATTACTTGGAGGTTCGAAATACGCACAAAGACAAAGTTCCGGAAGAGTGGATTCGCAAACAAACACTTGTAAGCGCGGAACGATACATTACACCTGAATTAAAAGAATACGAAACCAAGATATTAGGCGCAGAAGACAAAATCTCTGCCATTGAAGCCAAGTTGTATTTCGAATTGGTGCAAAAACTAAGCGCTTTCGTGGGCGCTATTCAGCGAAATGCCTTCTTGATTGCACAATTGGATTGCTTGACAGGTTTTGCAGATTTGGCTATTCGCAATAATTACTCAAAACCTACCATCAACGATAGCTATGTCATCGACATTAAAAATGGCCGTCATCCTGTTATTGAAGGTCAGTTGAAAGCAGGTGTAGAATATGTTCCAAATGACGTTTATCTCGATAAAGAGGAACAACAAATCATCATGATTACTGGTCCAAACATGTCGGGTAAAAGTGCATTATTGCGTCAAACAGCGCTCATTGTTCTTATGGCTCAAATGGGAAGTTTTATCCCCGCAGATGCTGCCATTTTAGGAATTGTAGACAAGGTCTTTACACGTGTTGGAGCTTCAGACAATATTTCCTCCGGAGAATCTACTTTCATGGTAGAGATGAACGAGACATCTAGTATTTTGAACAATTTATCAGATCGCAGTTTGATTTTATTGGATGAAATTGGACGAGGAACCAGTACTTACGATGGAATTTCGATTGCTTGGGCCATTGCAGAATTCATTCACGAATTCCCACAAGCAAAAGGAAAAACACTTTTTGCAACACATTATCATGAACTGAATGAAATGGCGGTTCAATTTCCGCGCATTCACAATTACAATGTAAGCGTAAAAGAAGTGGGGCAAAAAATCATCTTCTTACGCAAGTTAGTTGAAGGGGGAAGTGAGCACAGTTTTGGTATTCACGTTGCAAAACTAGCTGGAATGCCAACCAAAGTAATCCAACGAGCAGAATTAATGTTGGAGCAACTGGAATTGAATCACCGCTCTAGTGAAATGAAAAATGTGAAGGATGTTGTGATTCAAGCAGGAGCTTCAAACGACATGCAATTGAGCTTTTTTCAGCTAAACGATCCTGTTTTGGAACAAATTCACGATCAATTAATTTCGATTGATATCAATACCTTGACTCCGGTTGAAGCTTTGATGAAGTTGAACGAAATCAAGAAGTTAACAGGAGGTTAG
- a CDS encoding cysteine peptidase family C39 domain-containing protein: MNKFAFYQQPDTMDCGQICLRMIAKHFFGKIKWSSYCS; the protein is encoded by the coding sequence ATGAATAAATTTGCTTTCTACCAACAACCAGACACGATGGACTGCGGTCAAATATGCCTTCGGATGATTGCGAAGCATTTCTTTGGAAAAATTAAATGGTCTAGTTATTGTAGTTGA
- a CDS encoding NAD(P)/FAD-dependent oxidoreductase: protein MIETDIIIIGAGPVGLFTVFEAGLLKLHCHLIDSLPQPGGQCSEIYPKKPIYDIPGFPSVLAGDLVDNLMEQAAPFKPGFTLGEAAMTIDKTEDGKFIVTTVKGTKHLAPIVMIAGGLGVFEPRKPPISNLADFEDKGIEYIIKDPEFYRGKRCVISGGGDSALDWSIFLVEKKIAKEVVLVHRSASFRGHLDSVQKVIDMAECGQIKLITEAEVVGVEGEGSLKQVKIQHNTQGEILQETDHFIPLFGLKPSLGPIADWGLEIEKNAIKVNTLDYSTNIPGIYAIGDVNTYENKLKLILCGFHEGTLAVQSAFARIHPDKKNILKYTTVNGVQGF, encoded by the coding sequence ATGATTGAAACTGATATAATAATTATAGGTGCTGGACCTGTAGGTCTTTTCACCGTTTTTGAAGCAGGTTTGCTTAAATTACATTGCCACTTAATTGATTCTTTACCTCAGCCTGGCGGACAATGTTCAGAAATTTATCCAAAAAAACCGATTTATGATATTCCTGGATTTCCGTCGGTTTTGGCTGGAGATTTAGTGGATAATTTGATGGAACAAGCTGCTCCGTTTAAACCAGGTTTTACATTGGGTGAAGCTGCAATGACCATTGATAAAACAGAAGACGGAAAATTCATCGTCACAACGGTTAAAGGGACGAAACATTTGGCTCCAATTGTCATGATTGCAGGTGGATTGGGTGTTTTCGAGCCACGTAAACCTCCTATTTCAAACTTAGCTGATTTTGAGGATAAAGGAATTGAATACATCATCAAAGATCCTGAGTTTTATCGTGGAAAACGTTGTGTAATTTCAGGAGGTGGCGATTCAGCATTGGATTGGTCAATCTTCTTGGTGGAAAAGAAAATAGCGAAAGAAGTTGTTTTGGTTCACCGAAGCGCATCTTTCCGCGGACATTTAGATTCTGTGCAAAAAGTAATCGACATGGCTGAATGTGGTCAGATCAAATTAATTACAGAAGCTGAGGTTGTTGGAGTAGAGGGAGAAGGTTCTTTGAAACAGGTGAAAATTCAACACAACACTCAAGGAGAAATTTTACAGGAAACAGATCATTTTATTCCTTTGTTTGGTCTAAAACCATCTTTGGGTCCAATTGCCGATTGGGGATTGGAAATTGAGAAAAATGCCATTAAAGTGAATACCTTGGATTATTCAACGAATATCCCAGGAATTTACGCAATCGGTGATGTGAATACGTATGAAAATAAGTTGAAACTCATTTTATGTGGGTTTCACGAAGGAACGTTGGCTGTTCAATCTGCATTTGCACGTATTCATCCAGATAAGAAAAATATCTTGAAGTATACAACGGTAAATGGAGTTCAGGGGTTTTAA